One stretch of Caldinitratiruptor microaerophilus DNA includes these proteins:
- a CDS encoding ABC transporter substrate-binding protein: MSLFHRRSRVGWLTAGAVALGLLVSACGGAKQPQTPPAQQGGQQAAQQEQAKPAGPKTLVWGRGGDTVSLDPIQPTDGESFKVINQIYDTLVRYKAGKTEVEPALATDWQASPDAKEWTFSLRQGVKFHDGTEFDAEAVKFNFDRWRDTKNPYHKGGEFAYYSYMFGGFDDKSVIQDVQVVDKYKVKFTLKRPLAYFLQNLAMPMFSIASPTAIKADPEALGQKPVGTGAYKFVDWKKGESITLEANPDYWGGKPKIDRIIYRSIPDNNARLLALQSGDIDVMDGVEPNQLQVIQSDDRFQVALRPAMNVGYLAFNMDKKPFDNPLVRKAINHAIDKKAIVETLYAGLGQVAVTPLPPSMWGWTDDVTQYPYDPQKAKQLLAQAGFPNGFKTQLWAMPVPRPYMPQPEKIAQAIQGYLKEVGIEAEIVTYEWATYLEKTGMGEHTMALLGWVGDNGDPDNFLYVLLDKDNAKGPDAGNIAFYRNDQLHELLVQAQEIPDQSRRAELYVRAQKIIAEDAPWVVLAHAQEPIVMKKGIQGYVPNPTGSEPLYQITLP, encoded by the coding sequence GTGAGTTTGTTCCACCGTAGGAGCCGGGTCGGCTGGCTCACCGCGGGCGCCGTGGCACTGGGGCTGCTCGTCAGTGCGTGCGGCGGGGCCAAGCAGCCCCAGACGCCCCCGGCGCAGCAAGGCGGTCAGCAGGCGGCGCAGCAGGAGCAGGCGAAGCCGGCCGGCCCGAAGACGCTCGTCTGGGGCCGGGGCGGGGACACCGTCAGCCTCGACCCGATCCAGCCCACCGATGGCGAGTCGTTCAAGGTGATCAACCAGATCTACGACACGCTGGTCCGCTACAAGGCCGGCAAGACCGAGGTCGAACCGGCGCTGGCCACCGACTGGCAGGCGAGCCCCGACGCGAAGGAGTGGACCTTCTCGCTCCGCCAGGGCGTGAAGTTCCACGACGGCACCGAGTTCGACGCCGAGGCCGTCAAGTTCAACTTCGACCGCTGGCGGGACACCAAGAACCCCTACCACAAGGGCGGGGAGTTCGCCTATTACTCGTACATGTTCGGCGGCTTCGACGACAAGTCGGTGATCCAGGACGTCCAGGTCGTCGACAAGTACAAGGTGAAGTTCACCCTCAAGCGGCCGTTGGCCTACTTCCTCCAGAACCTCGCCATGCCGATGTTCAGCATCGCCAGCCCGACGGCCATCAAGGCGGACCCGGAGGCCCTGGGCCAGAAACCGGTCGGCACCGGCGCTTACAAGTTCGTCGACTGGAAGAAGGGCGAGTCCATCACCCTGGAGGCCAACCCGGACTACTGGGGCGGCAAGCCGAAGATCGACCGGATCATCTACCGGTCGATTCCGGACAACAACGCCCGCCTCCTGGCCCTGCAGTCCGGTGACATCGACGTGATGGACGGCGTCGAGCCGAACCAGCTGCAGGTGATCCAGTCCGACGACCGGTTCCAGGTGGCGCTCCGGCCGGCCATGAACGTCGGCTACCTGGCTTTCAACATGGACAAGAAGCCCTTCGACAACCCGCTGGTGCGCAAGGCCATCAACCACGCCATCGACAAGAAGGCCATCGTCGAGACTCTGTACGCCGGGCTCGGCCAGGTGGCGGTCACCCCGCTGCCGCCGTCGATGTGGGGCTGGACGGACGACGTGACGCAGTACCCGTACGACCCGCAGAAGGCCAAGCAGCTGCTGGCGCAGGCGGGCTTCCCGAACGGCTTCAAGACCCAGCTGTGGGCCATGCCCGTGCCGCGGCCGTACATGCCGCAGCCGGAGAAGATCGCCCAGGCGATCCAGGGCTACCTCAAGGAAGTGGGCATCGAGGCGGAGATCGTCACCTACGAGTGGGCCACGTACCTCGAGAAGACCGGCATGGGCGAGCACACCATGGCGCTCCTCGGCTGGGTCGGCGACAACGGCGACCCGGACAACTTCCTTTACGTGCTCCTCGACAAGGACAACGCGAAGGGTCCGGACGCCGGCAACATCGCCTTCTACCGCAACGACCAGCTGCACGAGCTGCTGGTGCAGGCCCAGGAGATCCCCGACCAGTCCAGGCGGGCGGAGCTCTACGTCCGGGCGCAGAAGATCATCGCCGAGGACGCGCCGTGGGTGGTGCTGGCTCACGCCCAGGAGCCCATCGTGATGAAGAAGGGCATTCAGGGTTACGTCCCGAACCCCACCGGTTCGGAGCCCCTCTACCAGATCACGCTGCCGTAG
- the aspS gene encoding aspartate--tRNA(Asn) ligase — protein MSSSLTTTRVLARDLARHTGQTVTLKGWVQSCRHLGGLAFVILRDRSGVAQVVLEGELAARPLPEEAVVAVTGEVAADPRAVGGAEVRASALEVLSAPTRVPPFEINKKTLKASLETILEHRAFALRHPRIGAALRVQAALIEGFRNYLAGQGFLEVRTPKIVATGTEGGANLFPVQYFEQRAFLAQSPQLYKQMLVGAGYERVFEVGPAYRAEDHNTSRHLSEFTSLDVEMGFIDSEEDLMDLETELLRSMFAHVAERSAAELDLLGARVPEVPGRIERIPVHEAHEILRRRYRKVSPEGDLDTEGERLICQYVAGEGRPPLVFITRYPASVRPFYSFPDPDRPGLTRTFDLLLAGQEITSGGQRIHDPEVLRESLRRRGLDPAGFQHYLEIFELGMPPHGGFAIGAERLTALVLGLGNAREAAAFPRDRTRLVP, from the coding sequence ATGTCGTCTTCGCTCACCACCACACGGGTTCTGGCAAGAGACCTCGCACGGCACACCGGGCAGACGGTCACGTTGAAGGGATGGGTGCAAAGCTGCCGCCACCTCGGCGGCCTAGCCTTCGTGATCCTGCGGGACCGGTCCGGCGTGGCCCAGGTCGTGCTCGAAGGGGAGCTGGCCGCACGGCCGCTTCCCGAGGAGGCGGTCGTCGCGGTGACCGGCGAGGTGGCGGCCGATCCCCGGGCGGTGGGCGGCGCCGAGGTGCGGGCCTCGGCCCTGGAGGTGCTGTCCGCCCCCACCCGGGTGCCGCCCTTCGAGATCAACAAGAAGACCCTCAAGGCGAGCCTGGAGACCATCCTCGAGCACCGCGCCTTCGCCCTGCGGCACCCCCGGATCGGCGCCGCGCTGCGGGTGCAGGCGGCCCTGATCGAGGGGTTCCGCAACTACCTGGCAGGGCAGGGGTTCCTGGAGGTGCGGACGCCGAAGATCGTCGCCACCGGCACGGAGGGCGGGGCGAACCTCTTCCCGGTCCAGTACTTCGAGCAGCGGGCCTTCCTGGCGCAGTCGCCGCAGCTGTACAAGCAGATGCTCGTCGGGGCCGGCTACGAGCGGGTGTTCGAGGTGGGACCCGCCTACCGGGCCGAGGATCACAACACCTCCCGCCACCTCTCCGAGTTCACGAGCCTCGACGTCGAAATGGGCTTCATCGACTCCGAGGAGGACCTCATGGACCTGGAGACGGAGCTCCTCCGGTCGATGTTCGCCCACGTGGCGGAGCGGAGCGCCGCCGAACTGGACCTGCTCGGGGCCAGGGTGCCGGAGGTGCCCGGGCGCATCGAGCGCATCCCGGTCCACGAGGCGCACGAGATCCTGCGGCGTCGCTACCGCAAGGTCTCGCCGGAGGGGGACCTCGACACCGAGGGGGAGCGCCTCATCTGCCAGTACGTCGCCGGGGAGGGGCGGCCGCCCCTGGTCTTCATCACCCGCTACCCGGCGTCCGTCCGTCCGTTCTACTCCTTCCCGGACCCCGACCGCCCCGGGCTCACCCGCACCTTCGACCTCCTCCTGGCCGGGCAGGAGATCACCTCGGGCGGCCAGCGGATCCACGACCCGGAAGTGCTCCGGGAGAGCCTCCGCCGGCGGGGCCTCGACCCGGCGGGGTTCCAGCACTATCTCGAGATCTTCGAACTCGGGATGCCTCCCCACGGCGGGTTCGCCATCGGGGCGGAGCGGCTGACCGCCCTGGTCCTGGGGCTCGGGAACGCCCGCGAGGCCGCTGCCTTCCCGCGGGACCGCACGCGGCTCGTCCCGTAG
- a CDS encoding transglycosylase domain-containing protein — protein sequence MGGPAGHKRRRWGRLGVAALVLLLLVLAVLAAGAVTVAAAVALTPLPPPELPRATEFYDVKGRLIGRRFHQNRVEVPLTELPPYLVQAVLAAEDERFYQHRGIDVRGLLRAAYRNLRARRVVEGGSTITQQLARNLYLGRERTVARKLREAVYALKLETVYSKDEILELYLNTIYLGQGAYGVEVAAQTYFSKHARELTLPEAALLAGLPRGPELYNPILHPEAAEARRAEVLDRMVATGVLPPAQATAARQAPLGVRPPPPAPAGVDFFLDHVIDEIRRSYPAIADRLPQGGYRIDTTLDLDVQAAAARALADGLPAPVPDARGVPQPQAALVALDPRTGAIRAMIGGRDYRTSSFNRAVQAPRQPGSAFKPFLYATLLSTRYYTAASTQVCEPVQFPGGAGRPPWEPADFDPRQPYHNRPLGVREAIRVSDNVVAARWMDALGPERVIDTARRLGITSPLRPDLTLALGTSEVTVLEMARAFAAFANGGLRVDPHAVVRITDPTGRVLAEPSHPPARVLEEGVAYILTDLMREVVRPGGTAGHVAPILGGRPAAGKTGTTDEARDAWMVGYTPDLVAAVWVGSDDPGAAPGRLTGPRVAAPIWANFLSRALAGRPPTPFVPPEGVVTARICADSGLLAVPGCPAADELFLSGTEPTTYDPRWLGTPPPMPGEPVVPGEPIVPPEPVPPGRPGAPEPVP from the coding sequence TTGGGCGGACCGGCAGGGCACAAGCGAAGACGGTGGGGCCGCCTGGGGGTGGCGGCCCTCGTCCTGCTGCTCCTCGTCCTGGCCGTGCTGGCGGCCGGCGCGGTGACGGTCGCGGCGGCGGTGGCGCTCACCCCGCTCCCCCCGCCGGAACTCCCCCGGGCCACCGAGTTCTACGATGTGAAGGGCCGCCTGATCGGCCGCCGCTTCCACCAGAACCGGGTCGAGGTCCCCCTGACCGAACTGCCGCCCTACCTGGTCCAGGCCGTCCTGGCCGCGGAGGACGAACGCTTCTACCAGCACCGGGGGATCGACGTCCGGGGGCTTCTGCGCGCCGCCTACCGCAACCTGCGCGCCCGCCGCGTGGTGGAGGGCGGCAGCACGATCACCCAGCAGCTGGCCCGCAACCTCTACCTCGGCCGGGAGCGCACCGTGGCCCGCAAGCTGCGGGAGGCCGTCTACGCCCTCAAGCTGGAGACCGTCTACTCCAAGGACGAGATCCTGGAGCTCTACCTGAACACGATCTACCTGGGTCAGGGGGCGTACGGGGTCGAGGTGGCGGCCCAGACGTACTTCTCGAAGCACGCCCGGGAGCTCACGTTGCCGGAGGCGGCGCTTCTCGCCGGCCTGCCCCGGGGGCCGGAGCTCTACAACCCGATCCTCCACCCGGAGGCGGCAGAGGCCCGGCGCGCCGAGGTGCTCGACCGGATGGTCGCCACCGGTGTGCTACCGCCCGCCCAGGCGACGGCCGCCCGGCAGGCGCCGCTCGGGGTGCGGCCGCCTCCCCCTGCTCCGGCGGGGGTGGACTTCTTCCTCGACCACGTGATCGACGAGATCCGCCGGAGCTACCCGGCGATCGCCGACCGCCTGCCGCAGGGCGGCTACCGGATCGACACCACCTTGGACCTCGACGTCCAGGCCGCGGCCGCGCGCGCCCTCGCCGACGGCTTGCCGGCGCCCGTGCCGGACGCGCGCGGGGTGCCCCAGCCCCAGGCCGCGCTGGTGGCGCTTGACCCGCGCACCGGGGCGATCCGGGCCATGATCGGCGGCCGCGACTACCGCACCTCCAGCTTCAACCGGGCGGTGCAGGCGCCCCGCCAGCCGGGCTCGGCCTTCAAGCCCTTCCTCTACGCCACGCTGCTGTCGACCCGCTACTACACGGCCGCCTCGACCCAGGTCTGCGAGCCCGTGCAGTTCCCGGGCGGCGCGGGCCGGCCTCCCTGGGAACCGGCCGACTTCGACCCCCGGCAGCCCTACCACAACCGGCCGCTCGGGGTGCGGGAGGCCATCCGGGTCTCGGACAACGTGGTCGCCGCCCGGTGGATGGATGCGCTCGGTCCGGAGCGGGTGATCGACACCGCCCGGCGCCTCGGGATCACGAGCCCGCTGCGGCCGGACCTGACGCTGGCGCTCGGCACCTCCGAGGTGACCGTGCTCGAGATGGCCCGGGCCTTCGCCGCCTTCGCCAACGGGGGCCTGCGGGTTGACCCCCACGCGGTGGTGCGGATCACGGACCCGACGGGCCGGGTCCTGGCGGAACCGAGCCATCCCCCCGCGCGGGTCCTGGAGGAGGGCGTCGCCTACATCCTCACCGACCTGATGCGCGAGGTCGTGCGGCCCGGCGGCACCGCCGGGCACGTGGCCCCGATCCTGGGCGGGCGCCCCGCCGCCGGCAAGACCGGCACCACCGACGAGGCCCGGGACGCCTGGATGGTGGGCTACACGCCCGACCTGGTGGCGGCCGTGTGGGTGGGGAGCGACGACCCCGGCGCCGCCCCGGGTCGCCTCACGGGGCCCCGCGTGGCCGCCCCGATCTGGGCGAACTTCCTGAGCCGGGCCCTCGCCGGCCGGCCCCCCACCCCCTTCGTCCCGCCGGAGGGGGTTGTCACGGCCCGCATCTGCGCCGACTCGGGCCTTCTGGCCGTGCCCGGGTGCCCGGCGGCGGACGAGCTGTTCCTCTCGGGCACCGAGCCCACCACCTACGACCCGCGCTGGCTGGGCACCCCCCCGCCCATGCCGGGCGAGCCGGTCGTACCGGGCGAGCCCATCGTGCCGCCCGAGCCGGTCCCGCCGGGCCGGCCGGGAGCGCCGGAGCCGGTCCCGTGA
- a CDS encoding germination protein YpeB: MRQRQWWPVLVLGVALVAALAWGYNQNRARAQLAIRSENAYQQAFQRLEQAVVNIEESLSTALVARSVPLQRRTLGDLRVFSSAAVESLAGLPLLHVKLERTQKFLNDVFEVSDAGLVQLDRNQPLTPEQKARLRELHQQARFLTGELTKLSGLLAGGRIRWADTERMTAASADGAGVTPILQGISGIEAGLRPPPGEEAATQPQPGPHEKPKSDLGPRIGQDQALAIAARFADLPPATRPQLAGRADGALPVFLVSYTKTSGVPVTIAVTEQGGHVLQMLDGREVTQIKLGREQVVARARQFLEKNGFPALLETDYDEYGDAGGIAVVTFVPMQDGVALFPQRLKVRVARDNGEIVGFDGRDYWVYRRDRTLARPAITPGEAAEHLEPGVTVEDVQLGVVEADRDREVLAYRLRARLDDLRYDIYVDASTGEEVRVDRVDRS, translated from the coding sequence ATGCGGCAGCGGCAGTGGTGGCCCGTCCTGGTGCTCGGGGTGGCCCTCGTGGCCGCCCTCGCCTGGGGCTACAACCAGAACCGGGCCCGGGCCCAGCTGGCGATCCGGAGCGAGAACGCCTACCAGCAGGCCTTCCAGCGGCTCGAGCAGGCGGTGGTGAACATCGAGGAGAGCCTGTCCACCGCCCTGGTGGCCCGCAGCGTGCCGCTTCAGCGCCGCACGCTGGGTGACCTGCGGGTGTTCAGCAGCGCGGCGGTGGAGTCCCTGGCGGGGCTCCCGCTCCTCCACGTCAAGCTGGAGCGGACCCAGAAGTTCCTGAACGACGTGTTCGAGGTTTCCGACGCCGGCCTGGTGCAGCTCGACCGCAACCAGCCGCTCACTCCCGAGCAGAAGGCGCGGCTCCGGGAGCTGCACCAGCAGGCGCGGTTCCTCACCGGCGAGCTCACCAAGCTGTCGGGCCTTCTCGCCGGCGGCCGCATCCGCTGGGCCGACACTGAGCGGATGACCGCGGCGAGCGCCGACGGCGCCGGCGTGACCCCGATCCTCCAGGGCATCTCCGGCATCGAGGCGGGGCTGCGGCCTCCGCCCGGCGAGGAGGCCGCCACGCAGCCGCAGCCGGGACCGCACGAGAAGCCGAAGTCGGACCTGGGCCCGCGCATCGGGCAGGACCAGGCGCTGGCGATCGCAGCCCGGTTCGCCGACCTGCCGCCGGCCACCCGGCCCCAGCTGGCCGGCCGGGCCGACGGCGCCCTCCCGGTCTTCCTGGTCAGCTACACGAAGACCAGCGGGGTCCCGGTGACCATCGCCGTCACGGAGCAGGGCGGGCACGTCCTGCAGATGCTCGACGGGCGGGAGGTCACCCAGATCAAGCTCGGCCGGGAGCAGGTGGTGGCCAGGGCCCGGCAGTTCCTCGAGAAGAACGGCTTCCCGGCCCTTCTCGAGACGGACTACGACGAGTACGGCGACGCCGGCGGCATCGCGGTCGTCACCTTCGTGCCGATGCAGGACGGAGTCGCGCTCTTCCCCCAGCGCCTGAAGGTGCGGGTGGCCCGGGACAACGGGGAGATCGTCGGCTTTGACGGGCGGGACTACTGGGTCTACCGGCGCGACCGCACGCTGGCCCGGCCGGCGATCACCCCCGGCGAGGCCGCCGAGCACCTGGAGCCGGGGGTCACGGTCGAGGACGTGCAGCTCGGCGTCGTCGAGGCGGACCGGGACCGGGAGGTCCTGGCCTACCGCCTGCGGGCCCGCCTGGACGACCTGCGGTACGACATCTACGTCGACGCCAGCACGGGCGAGGAGGTGCGGGTCGACCGCGTGGACCGGAGCTAG
- a CDS encoding cell wall hydrolase, with protein MRRRWRLAAALGLLVVAAVTLAPPAGEPAEARGRWRHNNLRLLAMAVCGEARGEPYEGKVAVAAVILNRVDSRRFPNTIAGVVYEPLAFESVANGQIYRNVTAECWRAARDALNGWDPSYGSLYFFNPAKTRNRFIWSRPQVRRIGKHIFAR; from the coding sequence TTGCGGAGGCGATGGCGCCTGGCAGCCGCCCTCGGGCTCCTGGTCGTCGCGGCCGTCACCCTGGCCCCACCGGCCGGCGAGCCGGCCGAGGCCCGCGGGCGGTGGCGCCACAACAACCTGCGGCTCCTGGCCATGGCGGTCTGCGGCGAGGCACGGGGGGAGCCGTACGAGGGCAAGGTGGCCGTCGCCGCGGTGATCCTGAACCGGGTGGACAGCCGCCGCTTCCCGAACACCATCGCCGGCGTGGTGTACGAGCCGCTGGCGTTCGAATCCGTGGCGAACGGGCAGATCTACCGCAACGTCACGGCCGAGTGCTGGCGCGCGGCCCGCGACGCCCTGAACGGGTGGGATCCGAGCTACGGCTCGCTGTACTTCTTCAACCCCGCCAAGACGCGCAACCGCTTCATCTGGTCGCGCCCGCAGGTACGGCGGATCGGCAAGCACATCTTCGCCCGATAG
- a CDS encoding outer membrane protein assembly factor BamB family protein, with amino-acid sequence MVFVFVQRGETLYSIARRYRTTVHAIVAANGIEDPNAVAPGQALIIPGPAEVPVPPPGGITHLVRPGETVFHLARRFGSTPAEIVRANHLAHPEFILPGQQLVIPERPGAGDEWPFWGRTPDRRSAGAGPSPARAAPAWEAGPRVPGRVRPSPPVVRYGRVYAGLGDGAYACWDLATGRARWRLDLDPAPGTALAAPAVFDGLVYLAAPDGLVLAVDAFRGGIVWRTRAGDGPAQAPAVAEGLLLVAAGQVLWALEVKTGARVWRHEAKEGIALAPAATEAGVYAVLGDEVVALAPQTGEVLWRHAAAPHVPPACAGDLLLIGGQARRAADGVLRWSVAEPAPPAVAGEVAVYPGGAVDLRTGEYRWQVAGPHGDDSAPPDPLPVAVAGTLALGAGPGPCLVARSLAGGAPVWEHPLPAPPAAQPAVVPGFVALTLADGRLVTLKLERESACARATGASAG; translated from the coding sequence ATGGTGTTCGTCTTCGTCCAGAGGGGGGAGACGCTCTACAGCATCGCCCGCAGGTACCGCACCACCGTGCACGCCATCGTCGCCGCGAACGGGATCGAGGACCCCAACGCCGTCGCCCCCGGGCAGGCCCTGATCATCCCCGGACCCGCCGAGGTGCCGGTGCCGCCGCCGGGCGGCATCACGCATCTCGTGCGGCCCGGGGAGACCGTCTTTCACCTGGCGCGGCGGTTCGGTTCCACCCCGGCCGAGATCGTGCGCGCCAACCACCTGGCCCACCCGGAGTTCATCCTGCCCGGCCAGCAGCTCGTGATCCCCGAGCGTCCCGGAGCGGGCGACGAGTGGCCTTTCTGGGGGCGCACCCCCGACCGCCGGTCGGCGGGGGCCGGCCCCTCCCCCGCGCGGGCGGCTCCGGCCTGGGAGGCCGGGCCCCGGGTCCCGGGGAGGGTTCGGCCCTCCCCGCCGGTGGTGCGGTACGGCCGCGTCTACGCCGGCCTCGGCGACGGGGCGTATGCCTGCTGGGATCTGGCCACCGGCCGTGCCCGCTGGCGGCTGGACCTGGACCCTGCGCCCGGCACTGCCCTGGCGGCCCCGGCCGTCTTCGACGGCCTCGTCTACCTGGCGGCGCCGGACGGGCTCGTCCTCGCGGTCGACGCCTTCCGGGGCGGCATCGTCTGGCGGACCCGGGCCGGTGACGGGCCCGCGCAGGCCCCGGCGGTCGCCGAGGGGCTCCTCCTCGTGGCCGCCGGCCAGGTCCTGTGGGCGCTGGAGGTGAAGACCGGCGCCCGCGTGTGGCGCCACGAGGCGAAGGAAGGGATCGCCCTGGCGCCGGCGGCGACCGAGGCCGGCGTGTATGCCGTCCTGGGGGACGAGGTCGTGGCCCTGGCGCCGCAGACGGGCGAAGTGCTGTGGCGGCACGCCGCCGCACCCCACGTGCCGCCGGCATGCGCCGGCGATCTCCTCCTGATCGGCGGCCAGGCGCGGCGCGCCGCCGACGGCGTCCTGCGCTGGTCGGTGGCGGAGCCGGCGCCCCCCGCCGTGGCGGGCGAGGTGGCCGTCTACCCGGGCGGGGCGGTCGACCTCAGGACCGGCGAGTACCGCTGGCAGGTGGCCGGGCCGCACGGGGACGATTCAGCGCCCCCGGACCCCTTGCCGGTGGCGGTGGCGGGCACGCTTGCGCTGGGCGCGGGGCCCGGACCCTGCCTCGTCGCCCGCTCACTGGCCGGCGGCGCTCCGGTCTGGGAGCACCCGCTGCCGGCACCGCCCGCCGCCCAGCCCGCCGTGGTGCCCGGCTTCGTGGCGCTCACCCTCGCCGACGGCCGGCTCGTCACCCTCAAGCTGGAGCGGGAGAGCGCCTGTGCCCGCGCTACCGGCGCGAGCGCAGGCTGA
- a CDS encoding RNA-guided endonuclease InsQ/TnpB family protein yields the protein MRSALKMRLEVDGHTAAVLDGQSRIANWLYNRLLEEANALRQRFRETRDPDAARVLYTERGLRDRIPALKQEFPFLRTVHSSVLKNAALRLSWAIREHQKGRHGRRVRGVRWPRFRPWKRKWFSLLYDEPWKGYALHGRMLELSLGQSLDPESGRRRRVHVTVRLAEPPPDWFRHDMVRQLRITKEGRIYYAVFTVERVLPDTRPAGRIIAIDPNHRNLGYGVDTEGVATEIANPWFLKALDRRIDEVKSLRDRCRRKSVRVVRPGGSVSWRPSRRWQRLNAVLDELWRVRREQTKVYLRTVANRLYREYDGVFVGDYTPHGGGISTKMRRAMNNQSLIGRFKETLAWTAARSGKVYGVWEERGTTRTCGACGSAAPDGIPPEVRQWTCPDCGTRHIRDENAALNGLARVLAKFGVPCSGHLGGHVAVRTRRAWRFDGLGIREMPRAAGGRVDDHAASRQEIKCGA from the coding sequence ATGCGATCCGCCCTGAAGATGCGGCTTGAAGTGGACGGGCACACCGCGGCGGTGCTGGACGGGCAGTCCCGGATCGCCAACTGGCTCTACAACCGCCTGCTGGAAGAGGCAAACGCGCTGCGGCAGCGGTTCCGGGAGACCCGGGACCCGGATGCGGCGCGTGTCCTGTACACCGAGCGGGGCCTGCGGGATCGGATTCCCGCTTTGAAGCAGGAATTCCCCTTCCTTCGGACGGTCCACTCGTCGGTGCTGAAGAACGCGGCCCTGCGGCTGAGCTGGGCGATCCGGGAACACCAGAAGGGCCGCCACGGACGACGGGTCCGTGGGGTGCGCTGGCCGCGGTTCCGGCCGTGGAAGCGGAAATGGTTCTCGCTCCTGTACGACGAGCCCTGGAAGGGCTATGCCCTGCACGGCCGGATGCTGGAACTGTCCCTGGGACAGTCGCTGGACCCCGAATCGGGCCGGCGGCGGCGGGTCCACGTCACCGTCCGGCTGGCCGAGCCGCCGCCGGACTGGTTCCGTCACGACATGGTGCGGCAGCTTCGCATCACCAAGGAGGGGAGGATCTACTATGCCGTCTTCACCGTGGAGCGGGTGCTTCCGGACACGCGGCCCGCAGGCCGGATCATCGCCATCGACCCGAACCACAGGAACCTGGGGTACGGGGTGGACACGGAAGGCGTGGCGACGGAGATCGCCAACCCGTGGTTCCTGAAGGCGCTGGACCGGCGGATCGACGAGGTGAAGTCGCTGCGGGACCGGTGCCGGCGGAAGTCGGTCCGGGTGGTCCGCCCCGGCGGGTCGGTGTCCTGGCGGCCGTCCCGGCGGTGGCAGAGGCTGAACGCTGTGTTGGATGAATTGTGGCGGGTGCGCCGAGAGCAGACGAAGGTGTACCTGCGCACGGTGGCCAACCGGCTGTACCGGGAGTACGACGGGGTGTTCGTGGGGGACTACACGCCGCACGGCGGCGGAATCAGCACCAAGATGCGCCGGGCCATGAACAACCAGTCGCTGATCGGGCGGTTCAAGGAGACCCTGGCGTGGACGGCGGCGCGGTCGGGGAAGGTCTACGGCGTCTGGGAGGAACGCGGCACGACGCGGACGTGCGGCGCGTGCGGCAGCGCGGCGCCGGACGGGATTCCTCCCGAAGTGCGGCAGTGGACCTGCCCAGACTGCGGGACGCGCCACATCCGGGACGAGAACGCCGCCCTGAACGGCCTGGCGCGGGTGCTGGCAAAGTTTGGGGTGCCCTGCTCGGGCCACCTGGGAGGTCATGTGGCCGTCCGGACCAGGCGGGCCTGGCGGTTCGACGGCCTAGGCATCCGGGAGATGCCGAGGGCCGCCGGCGGGCGGGTGGATGATCACGCCGCCAGCCGCCAGGAAATCAAATGCGGAGCATGA
- a CDS encoding IS607 family transposase, with protein MDMQVSIGKAARELGVSAETLRRWEAAGKIRAERTPGGHRRYDLAVLRGLVPRAPQQQDRITIAYARVSSHDQKADLDRQVALLEAFCAANGWRYEVIRDLGSGLNCHKRGLRERIRRICTGRVGRLVVTHKDRLLRFGSELVFSLREHFGTEVVILGASEEASFEEELVQDVLEIITVFSARLYGSRSRKNREVMQRLKEAADAIRPEDAA; from the coding sequence TTGGATATGCAGGTCTCAATCGGAAAGGCTGCCAGAGAACTTGGTGTCTCCGCCGAGACCCTGCGCCGGTGGGAGGCGGCAGGCAAGATCCGGGCGGAACGGACGCCGGGCGGGCATCGCCGGTACGACCTGGCCGTGCTGCGCGGCCTGGTTCCGCGGGCCCCGCAGCAGCAGGACCGGATCACCATCGCCTACGCCCGCGTGTCCAGCCACGATCAGAAGGCCGACCTGGACCGCCAGGTCGCCCTCCTGGAAGCCTTCTGTGCCGCCAACGGCTGGCGGTATGAGGTCATCCGGGATCTGGGGTCCGGCCTCAACTGCCACAAGCGGGGCCTGCGGGAGCGGATCCGCCGGATCTGCACCGGACGGGTGGGCCGGCTCGTGGTCACCCACAAGGACCGCCTGCTGCGCTTCGGATCGGAGCTGGTCTTCTCCCTGCGCGAGCACTTCGGCACGGAGGTGGTGATCCTGGGCGCGTCCGAGGAGGCGTCCTTCGAGGAGGAGCTGGTGCAGGACGTGCTGGAGATCATCACGGTCTTCTCCGCCCGGCTGTACGGCAGCCGCAGCCGGAAGAACCGGGAGGTCATGCAGCGGCTGAAGGAGGCGGCCGATGCGATCCGCCCTGAAGATGCGGCTTGA